From Aquarana catesbeiana isolate 2022-GZ linkage group LG05, ASM4218655v1, whole genome shotgun sequence:
gtaaacctgagatgtggacacaacttctggcAGGTCTGTATTGATTgtgtgttggatacacaggagggatctggaggttattcctgtcctcAGTGCAGAGAAGAGTTCCAGGATTGGCCTGtactgcacaggaacataacactacgtaacatagtggagactTTCCGATCTTCTCAGTTGGAAGAAGGGAAGACTGGAATCTTCTGTGCTTACTGTAttcactctcctgtacctgctgttaaatCCTGTCTGATGTGTGAAGCTTCTCTATGTGATAATCACCTGGGAGTCCATAGCAAGGCACCAGAACATGTCCTAACTGATCCCACCACTACCATGGAGAACAGAAAATGCTCCATCCATAGAGAACTTCTTAAATATTACTGTACTGAGGACTCtgcctgtatctgtgtgtcctgcagttTGGCCGGAGAACACCGGGGACACAAGATGGAGACTTTGGATAAGGCCTCCGAGAAGAAGAAACAGAAACTgagaaatgttctgcagaaactgatgacagagagagaggaaacggagaaaagagtccagagtctgcaggaacgcCCAAGAAAAGTACAAGAAAAATCAGCTGGTCTAACAGAGAAAGTCACTGCCCTGTTCATAGAGCTCAGGAGACAGCTGGAGGACCTGGAGAAGAGGGTCCTGAGGAACATCTCCAGCCAGGAAGAGCGGATCTCATTGTCTGATCTGATCCAtcagctggaaataaagaaggaggatctgtccaggaagatggaggacattgaggagctgtgtaacatgactgaCCCACTGACTATCCTACAGGGATCTGACACAggggacttgtgtgatactgaggagggagatgatgaggacagagagagacatgatagactcctccatgatggaggggatctggatgtggcTGGAATCTCACACACATTATACACAGGGTTATCTGATATGATAAAAGGGGtaaatgtattcttctatatataggAAGcttcagacatattactggatgtgaacacagctcataataatctacagatatcagatgacatgaaaactgtatccaggtcagatATAAAGCAGAATCATCCAGAAACACCGGAGAGATTTCAGTTATGGTCCCAGGTATTAAGCAGTCAGAGATTTTCCTCGGggcgacattactgggaagtggatgtcagtGAGGCAGAAAATTATAGAGTCGGGATGTGTTAtcccagtatagagaggagagggagaggagagcagTCACTGATTGGAGATAATAACAAGTCCTGGGGTTTGCACAGGTATAGAGGTGTGTGTTATCTAATACATGACAATAAACAGATCAGCATATCTCCCaatctctccagtaacagagtcaggatctctctggattatgaggccgggcagctgtccttttatgatctgtgtgacccgatccgacacctccacaccttcaccaccaccttcactgagcccctccatgccggGTTATATGTAAGAAAAGGTTCTATAACAATATCTGGGGGTGAAAGGCGACGtgagaaataataatataacagaaaatctgCCCAaacctgctgacatcacagaaatctgaatcTGATTATTTGTAACTAATGGAATAATGCAGTAGATTCATATTCCATATGTCATAAATCTAAAGGTTCCCAACACAAACAATCACAGCATTGAGAAATCTCAGCACAGGAAAGTGTGATTTATTCTCTTATAGTGACAATAATAAGATTTGGGGTTTTCAGGGGTTCATTAAGTGTTAGTGGTCAGGATAAGACTATTATCATTGATTATGTTTTGAATGATTATTCTAAATTTTCAGAAAATGTAATATAcactattgcagcttgccaatacttagatgtgctgactgcattggttttcttttttcagacattattttttctatctttacctagagatcctgccagtaacacatttcctgtcctaggatgacaccaCTCACTCATGGTACTGTACACTGTAGATTTTTAGGTGCTGTCAttttttggcgccattccacgagcgtacgcagttttaaaacatgacatgttgggtatctatttactcagcataacatcatcttttatatttcaccatatgggtaatatattgtgttttaaaATTGTGTGTATATTAAAAttcattacgttttttttttttctttttaattagcaTTTAAAAAGCGCTATTGCACATATAAAACAGTGCCacacccaacattttattctctagggcctctgctttaaacaatctataatgtttgggggctctaggtagttttctagcaaaacaatgctgatttttacatataggagaggaatgtcagaattggcccggactgGAAGCGGTTAATATCAgactgcagagtgcacaggacagcactggatttctggcaggattcacAGGTAGTCTACACTTATTGAATTGCTATAACAATATCCTTTCaagtgtatatttaacagaccaaaatgaaggaaatAAGTGAAGTTAATTGTTATCTTCATTGTAGTTTATTGTTGCTGTCAGACAGAAGTGTACAAAGCTGTAAAGCTCTAATTGGCTCAGagtgctgcccctcccccccatgctgctgTGTAGATGATTACAGGAAGTGATATCAGAACAACAGTTCTATGtagacaaaaaaaatgttttttaattaatacataatTGCATTAAATGGTATTTTTATGTGTTCTGTgagttcagtttaaccacttgccgaccagccaccgacattatactgcggcaggttggcacgatcccgcgagccgtcgtagttgtacgtcggctcctttaagcgggatagcaggcgtgcacaTTTGTCCGCTACACTGCGGGGTGCCGAtactcgtgaccggcggtcgcgtTGACCACCAGCTACGAGCgattgtgggcacgagaggcagaacagtgatGTTTGTGTAAtaacatcccagttctgtgaggagaggagagagagatcgtgagttcctatgagctgggaaccacgatctctcatctcctatagtcagtcccatcccccacaattagaacacacacatagggaacacagttaaccccttgatcgccccctagtgttaaccccttccctgccagtgacatttacacagtaatcagtgcatttttttagcactgattgctgtattaatgttaatggtcccaaaatgtgtcaaaagtgtccgatatgtccgccataatgtcgcagtcccaataaaaatcgcagatcgttgccattactagtaaaaaataactaataaaa
This genomic window contains:
- the LOC141145545 gene encoding E3 ubiquitin/ISG15 ligase TRIM25-like — translated: MASAGLRQELDCSICLTTYTDPVNLRCGHNFWQVCIDCVLDTQEGSGGYSCPQCREEFQDWPVLHRNITLRNIVETFRSSQLEEGKTGIFCAYCIHSPVPAVKSCLMCEASLCDNHLGVHSKAPEHVLTDPTTTMENRKCSIHRELLKYYCTEDSACICVSCSLAGEHRGHKMETLDKASEKKKQKLRNVLQKLMTEREETEKRVQSLQERPRKVQEKSAGLTEKVTALFIELRRQLEDLEKRVLRNISSQEERISLSDLIHQLEIKKEDLSRKMEDIEELCNMTDPLTILQGSDTGDLCDTEEGDDEDRERHDRLLHDGGDLDVAGISHTLYTGLSDMIKGVNVFFYI